The Coffea arabica cultivar ET-39 chromosome 9c, Coffea Arabica ET-39 HiFi, whole genome shotgun sequence nucleotide sequence TTAGGCAAATGCTGACTTCATGAATCATAGATGTCAATTGCGGTTAAAaaattgaataatttgtatTTATAGCTATCAACCTGAATATATGGAGAAGTTGTTGAAACTCGGAATCCCCAGGAAATAAGGCTTGTCTTCTTACCATCTCAGCTGAGAAAAGAGCCAAAGAAATAATGAGACTGTAAACAACGACGCAAACTTACTTGGGGCACAGAATTAAGTTGTTCCCAGAAACAATGGAATACTAAGAAATTACTGGTAGCAACACACAACAAGGAGTACAGGGAATCCTACCAAAAATGCAACCAACGGACCACATATCAACAGCAGTGGAGTAATGTGTGGATCCCAAGAGAACTTCTGGAGCTCTATACCAGAGGGTGACGATCTATAGccagaaaaaatggaaaatcaaattcaaattgtATATTTGGATAACAGAACCATTACATAATGAACAGAAGAAATCAACCTCGTGAGTGTAGCTTTTGAGAGGGACAGTGAAAGCCCTGCCAAGTCCAAGATCAGCGATCTTTAGAATGCCCTTGTCCTTATCAACAAGGAGGTTCTGGGGCTTGAGATCCCGGTGGAGTACACCATGGCTGTGGCAATGGGCAATGCCCTTGCAGAGCTGAAAGAGGAAGCTCTGAATGAGGGAAGGTGGGAGTGGCCTGGGGTTGGGGCCCTTGCGATGGGAGTCAATGAACTTCTTGAGGTCAGTGTCAAGGTACTCAAAGACAAGGTAAAGGAGGGGCTTGCCATTGCCACTGCCACCATTCTTTTTGTTGCCATCAACAATATGCTCAACACACAGCAGGCGGACCACATAGAGGGACTGGGAGAGCATCTGGAGGAGGGACACCTCACGGAGAGCAGTAGGGGGAACACCTTCCTCATCCATTTCCAAGCGTGTTTTCTTGAGGGCTACCAACTGTCCAGTCGTCTTGTCCTTGGCTTTGTACACCTTCCCATAAGTCCCTTCCCCTACCTTCTCAAGCTTCTCGTACTTTTCCATACTAAATCTTCCAGAAAGTGatgcctttcaattcttttttacTGATAATTCAACAATGATTCTAATGACAAACGGAATGGGAGTCATAAAAGCAACACTTCAGCAGAACATTCATTTTGCATCATACAGGgaattccaagaaaatgacaaattATTCAGAAACTTAAATTGTTGGATCCACGATCCGATGTCATCCGAAGCTATGTTTAATTCATAAAGATTGTGCTTAGTACACAAATTCTAGTCAGTTATTAAATATTTTCAACCAAATTTGTGGAGTCTTTAAAACTAATCATTAATTCTTCTACTACTACAGAATAGATCATGCTTCCTTTCTCTTGCTCCTACAACGTCTCCACTACGAGCAAACATCACACTGATGTGTCCTACATGCTAGTATTTCTTGAACTCGTAATTGCGAAATCCCAATATATCATGGAAAGAAAATCCAACCCAGAATGGCAAATTACCTTCTTCAACACATAGGCCAGCTAGAATCGAGATTGAACATTTTGCAAAGAAGGCATTCAAAGTAAGGACTGAGCACTTAAACAAACACATTGAAGGCATCCCATATCATCCACAGAAAGGGGGAAAACAACAACGCCGACGGCAAAAGAAAAGACGACAAAGAGAACAAGAAAACACAAACGAAATGTGGTTAACTTAGCATGAGAAAATCCATAAAAGAAATTATGAAAGACACACAAGAATGAACAGTTTCAGAGATAACAGGATCATTACAATCAACGTAATATAATATCTTGTGCGAACTAGAATGACCCCTTTCTCTACGCAAGCAAAACCCAAGATCGAAAGATCAAAAACATAACGGAAAACTTCTTTGTGAGAGTCCAGAGATCCTTACCAGTTCGAGGATTGGAGACTACGAAGAAGAGGTTTCTATTTTTGCAAGAATGAATTCTAAGTTGAatgaaaggaagaagaagaaagacggAGACGATAAATGTCTCCCAAAATCCCTAATTTGCCACTCGTAGGCTCCAACGGCTCTCCATTTGCACGTATTTCCCTCCTcacaattttgaattttgattatAGCCTTTACGTGTCATTCCCAGACGTGAGTGTTTACCTCAAATACTCTCACGTGCGAGATCCCCTTTCGTTGGTTAATAGCCCGAGGAAGTAACCACAAGAAAAGAGTCCGGAACtcacaagaaaagaagaagaagagagtaaAATTTGAGAACCAAAGCAAGACTTGTTACATATATTGTTAGGAATAATTTTAGATACGAGATTTCTGACAGATTCACTTAACACTTTtcgaattttaaaaatttcactagCCTCATTTACTTTAGGTATTTTGTACTATCATTTATAAtccattttaaaatataatattaaattaTTCATTTTAGGAGATtaaatataatttcattctaAATTTGCCCTTTTCTTGTCTTACTTTTTATGGTAAGCCAGACCTTGATTTAGAAAATTGAGATAGGCATGGAATGGCAAGGACTTCtagaaattttttattctagactatttaGGCTTCTATCGGTTTTTCTCATCCCTTTAGGTATCTATTCATTTTACTTATGGCCCATGGTTGTAACAACCCCACCttccctagggcataccctaggATTTAGCGAATCGTCaacccaactctcgtcaggactcactcactcgtaacTCGAGAAAATAACTTACATCCATAGCAACTAATTAACATAACAAATTCAAACTTGATATATACACTGATGCTTAAACCCAGATACAAGGCTTCTACACACCAAATACTTTAAAGTGTTTACAAATCAAGGACAATCAACTCTAATCGggtgctagcgcgagtacaatatcaaaagtcaaaacaacttgactacgctagtctttacaagTCTCGcgtctcgctcgtaccccctgtaagaaaaacaaaactaacggagtgagctaaagctcagtgatgttccaaatagcaaattgaccattaattaATAGTGAATATATCATTGTAGTAAAATAGCGagtataacaagtcaagaaaatgagcaataaaCTTGTACAGCCAACATTTCATATTCAGTATTTCACGTAAAAGGATACAATCCCTTTTGTAAACCAAGTCCACCATCGCTTGATCAattaatagttgacactccatcaactttcaagttaggtaactagtccagtagtacaTCACTTTACTCCAATCTTCATCTACtaaccaaaccccttaccgggccctaACTCTAAGATAAACACtggtagtaatactcgagtataccgatttagtcgaggagataacactatTCAACAACACTAACTACCCAtgattcgttatctaatcgaccaaacccttactggctcgactcgattaactagccagtggggtttgggtccccaagaaatcgatgagataacatctccaatcgactgaatcaagataaaagtacggagacgggaatgagagacacctcccactcggatagagtgtggtacatactgccgctcagcacttacaagtcaagtacaagtatatcaagtcaattgcaacaataaacgagtacatatcacattagggcaagtgcgataaagtacacccttactcGACCAAACCAATCAcatatcattcgatcacattgtcaagtattgaaaataagtgtcaagttcaatcaggtatttggaagtaCTCACCAAAGATGTAGTGCTTTTACAGATCACGCTCAGGTAGTACTcctggtttggagtccaaatctgcgataaaacatcgtTTAAGAGTTTTGAAAATCGAccaaggttcgaaacttaaacgtttcatttaacgagaatcacataattgaaacttgtttggagaatatttgtaaactcatgctcgctcttaaaacaTTGAAATTTTAAAGTGATTAACCTTTGAAATCTCtgtttgagtcgaagtgacgagaaaaatttatttctattagtcgttactttcatttttccaaggatACAAGTTTCGACCGaattttagcttatatacctctatgaaagaagacttgaataccCTAGACGATTCAAGTGAGATTCGTTCCCGaatccttactcaagtcgcgggTACCTTTACCTAACCTTCGAGTGAAAATTTAGGCAGCacaccctttgtgtttacctatttttcagccatttatggcttcattatttttcttaattctgccccacaatcacacacaagcaatgttatcaacatagcccttcaattaggTTCCAAAATCATCCAGTTACAATACAAGTATAATAAAACAATCAAAAAGCAGTTTTGAAGTCAAAAGGCTAAACAAtagatttgacatcttatagcattttggtcacaaccGGAGCTACATTTATTGGATTGGGATgaactttatactgtttcgaaactaagccaaagggttacaactttcatgaagataacTCAACTCAGTTCATAGTTGATCCAGGTCGAATTTGCAGGTTACCgaaccagaatttcattgtCAGTCCGGTTATCAGCACTGGatttaaatgacaataactcaaactacaaaattccgattgaggcattttcagatgcattggaaagctgaaactagggctgcaaacgagtcgagtcgagtcgagttttgagctaatcgaacCGAGCCTCAACTAAATTttaccgagctcgagctcgactcgaatcaagtcgagccgagctcgagcttgagctcgatctcgaaaaaaaataaaaaataattattttattttaaaaaaaataaaaaaaaaataatatttttttcttaataaataataaaatattaaggatatatacgtaattttactatgaaaataaaaaataaaaaaatatatatataatatacataattttattattaaataaaataaaaataaaaaatatatatatatacccaagctcgcgagccggctcgcgagttaacgagtttaatattctaagctcgagctcgagcttgagtttgactcgagccggctcgagctcgactcgagccgctcgcgagcgactcgattcgtttgcagtccTAGttgaaacatagggctaaaagttttgtgttttagccaaaggctgatttgatacggatcaaggtgaaaaatgaaaccaaaaatgtgaaatctcaaaactgtccgcgaaatgaggcatttggcagtcaggggtatttcggtcatttcacatactacaatactccgattgagctaaaaatttacaggcagttatataaaatcatttcctacaacttttatgttttgatctaagcctaattcagcctctaacatggacaaaTGAAGCTGGTTAGAAGCAGGGCAGTTCAATCTTTAAAACTGGAAATTCCACCTTAACACTAAACTAGCTTCTACAaatcatatacatgccaaatcaaagatgaaatGACTTATATAAAAGCAGGAAAATTatcaataaaactgaaatttatcaTCCCAACCCTAAAATTGCAAGAATCTCtataaaatcaatcaaaataaagttatccaacaacttaatcacaagattaaagaacaaaaggagCTTTTAATGATTATAtcttccaacaccttgaaaacAAGCAAAGTAAACCCCTTTCCTTCTCAAAACACTCCACCCTTAGCTTGCTATCACCTTAGATGCAAATTTAATCGAAGTAAATTTTGATAATTGAAAGAGTCTctcaagatttggtgaaggaaatcaaaggaaaaCATGGACTTAGCTTGCTTGGTTTTGCTCCTCTTGAGGTTCGGCCAGCTTCAAGAAAAGAATGAAGAGGTTTTGTGCTCCATATGGTTTGCCCAGGAGAtaagaaaagaatgaaatgttgTGGTCAAATTTGCTTCTAAGATAAAGACTAAACTAATCGTGGTCAATGGTAGCCTATTCCAACCTTTCTtccttgcttttgttttttttttccttcttgtctCTTGCTTAGTCAAACATTTTGGCCAAGGATAAGAAGATGATGGCTGATATTTCCTCTCCATATGGCCGGCCAAAGCTTGGAGGAAATGGaagaattttgatcaaaatttgttttcattcaaaggtaagaaagtctttGATCaaggtcaaaagtccaagagtttGGTGACAAATGTTTAGCCAATATTAATCCTCGTCTTGTTATCTTCCAATCACTAAATTGTCTTATCAATCTCTAACACCTTATAAGTAATATCCAGTTATGCAAAATTTCACATAATCgtcaaaatttatcgcacttaccgtactagcgggtcccacgtccaatatacgctAATCAtgtcacatgaactaacttataacagaaaaatatcttgaaaacttaattcccttataaaaatagttaaaaaattaatataataaaggaaagtatagaaaatgtatgcacaaaattaaaataagggttagaaaataagaaaaatgtcgGGTTCTCactgtttttccttaatttgcacgtactaggatttttcacttataattcactaagttattattattacttctaatcacacactttttcttatctaaaactcacttttaaccaccaaatttagtacacactccgtaccgaagaacgtaaaaaccctagtttatcttaacgatgaaagtaaaggggaaacccttggttctatgattaattgtaactatttgggaggtgaatgagtagtaaagatattataaaaTAACTTAATCTAAATAagaggaaattttaagaaaatatgagcaaATTTTCCACTCGTCACAATggtgttgtcttttttttttttttgtctaattgattgatttttggcaattgaAATTGCTATATGAGACTACAACACTATTACCAAAAATGTGGAATTACTGACTCCACATTGaggtttactttgattagatATCTTTCCATGTATATCTTTGTCCAAGAAGGAAACAGGAAGGGAGCAAAGAGATCAATATAGTGAACAAATGTATGTTGCTATGATATTCCCTCTGTGAATAGAGGGTTAATTAAGAGCAAAATGCAATATTTCTTTACTTGATTTCTTGGATGCGGTGCATTTATATCCAAAGTATTAGTTGGATGTGATTAGAGTAATAACAATTTCTCTGGAGTTGTTCTATTGTTGAATCTATGTAGTGTTAGGACTTATTCTCCTTATTAGTACATTCTAtccaaatattattattttgaaatcTAGTACCTTGAGGACTATTCTTAGCCTATAGGCAATGATTATGTATGTTAGAGAACATGGATGTATATCTTTTAATGTCCATCTAATGTCAAGACATGAACCTTTAGTATTGTGTTTTTAGACTAACGTAATTCACTAGTAATGAGTAAGATGAAAGCATTAACTGTCAAAGGCTTTTCCATCTCTAATTGCctgttgttattttttttttatacagaACATGAGAAGATAATTATGTTGTTTGATCTCTCTGTCTCTGTCTCTGTCTCTCCTTTTTTTGGTTGGTACAACAATTTAAGTACCTCATTGTGATGACTCGAAAATtcgctcatattttcttaaaatttcctcttattttgattaaattactttataatatc carries:
- the LOC113707885 gene encoding cell division control protein 2 homolog C-like isoform X1: MEKYEKLEKVGEGTYGKVYKAKDKTTGQLVALKKTRLEMDEEGVPPTALREVSLLQMLSQSLYVVRLLCVEHIVDGNKKNGGSGNGKPLLYLVFEYLDTDLKKFIDSHRKGPNPRPLPPSLIQSFLFQLCKGIAHCHSHGVLHRDLKPQNLLVDKDKGILKIADLGLGRAFTVPLKSYTHEIVTLWYRAPEVLLGSTHYSTAVDMWSVGCIFAEMVRRQALFPGDSEFQQLLHIFRLLGTPTEKHWPGVCSLRDWHVYPQWEPQNLSRAVPSLEPDGVDLLSKMLKYDPAERISAKAALDHPFFDSLDKSQF
- the LOC113707885 gene encoding cell division control protein 2 homolog C-like isoform X2; this encodes MEKYEKLEKVGEGTYGKVYKAKDKTTGQLVALKKTRLEMDEEGVPPTALREVSLLQMLSQSLYVVRLLCVEHIVDGNKKNGGSGNGKPLLYLVFEYLDTDLKKFIDSHRKGPNPRPLPPSLIQSFLFQLCKGIAHCHSHGVLHRDLKPQNLLVDKDKGILKIADLGLGRAFTVPLKSYTHEIVTLWYRAPEVLLGSTHYSTAVDMWSVGCIFAEMVRRQALFPGDSEFQQLLHIFRLLGTPTEKHWPGVCSLRDWHVYPQWEPQNLSRAVPSLEPDGVDLLSMLKYDPAERISAKAALDHPFFDSLDKSQF